A region of Planococcus sp. MSAK28401 DNA encodes the following proteins:
- a CDS encoding histidine phosphatase family protein has protein sequence MTTICLIRHGETEWNKIGRIQGTTDVPLNDTGKLQARACGYHLTGEAWDVIVTSPLKRAKETAAIINETMRLPVFEMEEFQEKHFGKAEGMTAEERYGLYPDKNYPGQEQPEEFHGRLSNGLAQLNERFGNQRVLVVAHGGVINAILEQLAYGEYDGEVRLQNGGMNHLSYASQRWEIQKYNFIDHLELKDTNTK, from the coding sequence ATGACGACAATCTGCCTGATTCGGCACGGAGAAACAGAATGGAATAAGATAGGCCGCATCCAAGGAACGACGGACGTGCCGCTGAACGACACAGGGAAGTTGCAAGCACGCGCGTGTGGATATCATTTGACGGGAGAAGCGTGGGACGTCATCGTGACGAGCCCGCTCAAGCGCGCCAAAGAGACCGCGGCGATCATCAACGAAACGATGCGTTTGCCGGTATTTGAAATGGAAGAGTTCCAGGAAAAGCATTTCGGCAAAGCAGAAGGCATGACAGCGGAAGAGCGTTACGGCTTGTATCCGGACAAGAATTACCCTGGCCAGGAACAGCCGGAAGAATTCCACGGCAGGTTGTCAAATGGGCTTGCTCAACTCAATGAACGCTTCGGGAACCAGCGTGTGCTCGTTGTGGCGCACGGTGGCGTCATCAATGCCATACTGGAACAATTGGCGTACGGGGAATACGACGGCGAAGTCCGTTTGCAAAATGGCGGCATGAATCACTTGTCTTATGCCAGCCAGCGCTGGGAGATCCAAAAATATAATTTCATTGATCACCTCGAACTGAAGGATACGAATACAAAGTGA
- a CDS encoding nuclear transport factor 2 family protein, with amino-acid sequence MKTSSTTDFLRDFNDAFFKGKKEFIEQHVSDDVEWIMVGTMPLKGRQAVVDAAFGMQDYTQMAFEIDTIIAAGQEGAVKGVMTATGGNDRERKYCYCDFYEWQGDGELQITKMTSFVVETK; translated from the coding sequence ATGAAGACGAGCAGTACCACCGATTTTTTAAGGGATTTCAACGATGCTTTTTTCAAAGGCAAGAAAGAATTCATTGAACAGCATGTTTCGGACGATGTGGAATGGATCATGGTCGGGACGATGCCTTTAAAGGGAAGGCAGGCAGTAGTGGATGCGGCTTTTGGGATGCAGGATTACACGCAGATGGCGTTTGAGATCGACACCATCATTGCGGCGGGGCAGGAAGGTGCGGTAAAAGGCGTCATGACCGCAACAGGCGGAAATGATAGGGAGCGTAAATACTGTTATTGCGATTTTTATGAATGGCAAGGAGACGGCGAGCTGCAAATCACAAAAATGACATCGTTCGTGGTTGAAACGAAATAG
- a CDS encoding HPr family phosphocarrier protein: MAKKQFFITAEEGLHARPAAALVSEANRFQSELSLEFKNRTVNLKSILGVMGLGIPTRSTVTIHADGEDAQQAILGTTALLEAQGMIDSGQ, translated from the coding sequence ATGGCCAAAAAACAATTTTTCATTACCGCAGAAGAAGGCTTGCATGCGCGTCCTGCTGCAGCACTTGTCAGTGAAGCGAACCGCTTCCAATCAGAACTCTCGCTCGAATTCAAAAACCGGACTGTCAACTTGAAATCCATACTCGGCGTCATGGGGCTTGGGATTCCGACCCGCTCTACCGTCACGATCCATGCGGACGGTGAGGACGCACAACAAGCAATACTTGGCACAACCGCCCTATTGGAAGCGCAAGGCATGATCGATTCAGGGCAATAA